In bacterium, the sequence CCAAGGTCCGAGTGACGATCTTCAAGCCCAAGCAGTAACCAAACAAAGAGGGCGGGCGCGGTTCGAAAACCGCGCCCGCCCTCTTTGTTTACAGGTTAGGGAAAGCTGATGGTCGCCGGCGCGTCGATGGAGGCGATGTCGAAGACGGTCGCCTTCTCGAGGTCCGCGTTGTCGGCGCGGATGGCGGTCACGGTGTAGAAGTAGATCTTGCCCTTCACGAGGCCTTCGCCCTTGAGCTGGGGATAGCCGGGGAACTTGAGGTTCTCGTCGGGCAAAGAGCCGACGGTGGCGGCGGTCGTCTTGGTGAGCGCGGCGTAGACCAGCTTGCCGTTCTTGCCGTTCTGGTTCTCGTTGACGGTCACGTAGTAGGCGGTCGCCCCGGCGCCCTCGCCCCAGCTGAGGGCGGGCTTGCCGGTCTTGGTGGTGAAGGTGCCGCTCTCGGAGGCGGCGCCGTCCAGGCGCAGGGTGCCCGGCTGGCCGACCTGTGAGGCCGAGACCTTGACCGGGGGCGTTTCGACGCTCGCCTTCTCTTCGCCGCTCGCCGAGAAGGCGGTGACGACGTAGGTGAGCTCGTGGCCCGGCTCGACCCGGTCGGTGTGGGTGGTCTTGTCGGTCGAGACGATGAGGCGCGGGGCGCTGCCGTCCACCTTGCGCGAGACCTGGTAGGTGGCGGCGTTGGTCACGCCGTCCCAGGTCAGGGTGATCGAGGCGGTGGTCATGCCCTGCTCCTTGGAGGTGACGGCCAGGAGCTTGGGGTTGAGGGCGGTGTTGCCCGCAAGGCCCATGAAGCCGGGGCAGCCGGTCAGGACCAGGGCGGTAGCGGCGGCGAGCATCAGTCTCGGTAGGCGCAAGGCGAGTCTCCTTCGGAAAATGGGGCAGGCGAGTCTCAGCTTAAGGCGTGGCGGTAACGAGGGTGATCACACCACCAGCTCTTTGAGCTTGCCCTCGTTCATGAGCGTGAACTGGTTGCGGTCGATGGAGACCAGGCCCCGGTCCTGGTAGTCCATCAGGACGCGGGTGAAGGTCTCGCGGCTGGTGCCGGTCAGGTTCGCCATCTCCTGGCGCGTCATGCGGGTGGAGAAGGTCGGCTTGCCCTCGGGCGAGACGGTGCCGTCCTCGCGGGCCAGCTCGATCAAGAGCCGGGCGACGCGGCCCGGCGCCGACAGGAAGGCGAGGCTCTCCACGTGGGCGTCGGTCGAGCGCAGGCGGCGCGAGAGCACCGTCAGGAGCTTGAGCGGGATGTTCGGCAGGTCGCGCAGGATCTTGCTGAACTCCTCGCGCTGGATGGTGAGGACCGAGGTCTCCTCGACGGCGATCGCCGTGGCCGAGCGTGGTTGGCCGTCCAGGAGCGACATCTCGCCGAACAGCTCGGCAGGGCCGACGATGCCCAGGATGTGCTCGCGGCCGTCGCCCGAGTTGACGACGATCTTGACCTTGCCGTCAACGACGATGTAGCAAGCGTTACCGGGGTCCTCCACGTAGAAGACGATAGAGCCCTTGGGGACGTTGCGCTTGCGCGTGATCGCGGCGATGGCCTCGAGCTCGGCGGGCTCCAGGTCACCGAACAGCACGGTCTGCTTCAGGAAGGGGGGAATGTTCAATGCCTTATCCTCCTCGCCGCATGTGGGCGCGCGGGTTGTAGGGGGCCATGGTGCCGAGGCGTCGCCAGAGGGCGAGCGCCTGCTCGTCGATCTCAGGGGGTAGGTGGAGTTGGACCTTCACGAAGAGATCGCCCCGCCCTTCGCCCTTGAGGTGCGGCATGCCCTTGCCCTTGATGCGGAAGGTGCGGCCGCTCTGGGTGCGGGGCGGGATCTTCATCTTGATGGCCCCGTCGAGGGTAGGGACCTCGATCTCGGCGCCGTCGATGGCTTCCCAGAAGGTCACGGGCAAATCGAGCCGCAGGTCGTCGCCCGTGCGCTCGAACAGGGAGTGAGGCTTGACCGTCACTTCGACCATCACGTCGCCGGCGCGTACCTTGGAGCCGGTGGCGACGCCCGCGGGAAGCTTGACGCGAAGCTGCTTGCCGGTGCGCGGGTTCATGACCTCGCGGCTGGTGCCGGCGAGGGCCTCTTCGAGGGTGACGTGGACCGGCACCTCGACGGGTTCGCTCGGGGTCTGGCGCGTGGTGCCTCCGCCGCCGAACATGGCGTCGAGGATGTCCTCGAAGCCGCCGCCCGAAAAACCGCCGCCGAAGCCACCACCGTGTCCCCCGAAGGGCGAGGAGCCGCGGCGCGAGGAGCGGCCGAAGGGGCCTTGAGAGCCGCCGGGCTGGAAGCCGGGGCCGAATTGTCGCATCTGGTCGTAGGTCTTGCGCTTCTCGGCGTCGCCCAGCGTGTCGTAGGCCGCGCTGATCTCTTTGAAGCGGGCCTCTGCGGCGTCTTTGCCGGCGCCCTGCACCCGGTCGGGGTGGTACTGTCGGGCGAGCTTACGGTAGGCTTTTTTGATCGCGTCGTCTGTGGCGTTCGCGGGGACGCCCAGGACCTCGTAGTAATCGCGCGTCGCCATGGGGCCTCACAAAAAATTACCAGGGCCTCCCCGATGGCCGGCAGGATCAGGCTGATCCATGACACCCGTGCTTTCCGCTTACCGCTGCTCCCTTCCGGGCCTGACGGGGTTCACGGCGCGACGCCGCATGGGACCCGACCCCGCGATCATCGGGGCGCTCTGGCATGAAGGAGTATATCAGATTCCCCGCGATCGGTCACTCGCTGGTATCGCCTCGGCGCGAGATTGGCGGCCTCGGGGGTGGGCGGTATAATAGTCGTTTCCAGGGCCATACGACCGGTCTGCCGATTTTCGCCGTCCAGAAGGAGACCTCGATGCCGAAGCGACTTTTCGCCGCCACCGTCCTGCTGGCAACCCTCTCGCTCGGCGCGAACGCCGCGCCGGCTGCCCGCGCGGCCGCGGCCTTCGGGCCCGACACCATCGCGGATCTCGCCGAGAAGGCGGCCCCTGCGGTCGTCAACATCGACACCGTCCGGCGCCAGAAGAACCCCATGGCCCAGGTGGATCCCTTCTTCCATCGCTTCTTCGGCACCGATCTGAGCCGCCTGCCCCAGTACTTCGAGCAGAAGGGGGTGGGCTCGGGCTTCGTGATCGACGCTTCGGGCCTCGTCCTCACCAACCACCACGTGACCCAGGGGGCCTCGACCATCAAGGTGACCCTCAGCGACGGGCGCTCCTTCGACGGCAAGGTGATCGGCAAGGACCCGGGCTCGGATCTCGCCCTGGTCAAGATCGAGGCCAAGGGCCTGAGCGTGCTCAAGCTCGCCGACGCGCCGCGCGTCCGGGTGGGCGAGTGGGTGGTGGCCATCGGCAGTCCCCTGGGCCTCTCGACGACGGTCACCGCCGGGATCGTCAGCGCCCTCAACCGGGACGTGGCCATCAACGACCGGGTCAGCTTCATCCAGACCGACGCGCCGATCAACCCGGGCAATTCGGGCGGCCCCCTGCTCAACCTCGAAGGCAGGGTGATCGGCGTCAACACGGCGATCGCGGCCAAGGCCCAGGGCATCGGCTTCGCCATCCCGGTCGAGACGGTGAAGTTCGTGGTTTCCGAGCTGCGCGAGAAGGGCAAGGTGGAGCGCCCCTGGCTGGGCGTTGCGATCGCCGAATTGACCCCCGAGCGCGCCGCGCAGCTCTTCCGCAAGACCGATCCCGGGGTGCTGGTGCGCGACGTGGCCGAGGGCAGCCCCGCTGCCACGGCGGGCATCCTCGAAGGGGACGTGATCGTCTCGGTCGACGGCAAGCCCGTCAGCGAGCCGAGCCACGTGACCCACATGGTCGCCAACCACCGGGTCGGCGACAAGATCAAGCTGCTCGTCAGCCGAGAGGGCCAGCGCAAGGAGCTGGTCGTGACCCTGAAGGCCGTCCCCGCCAAGGTGCAGGAGGCCGCCGAGAAACCCGCCGATCCCGAGCCTGACGAGGAAAGATGACCCAGCCGACCAAGCCCTTTATTGAACGCTTCCAGGAGGTCGTCCAGCAGCTGCCCATGTACGAGCCGCGGCCGGGGCAGCTCCAGATGGCCGAGACCATCCACCAGGCCTTCACCGAGAAGCGCCACGCCGTCATCGAGGCAGGCACCGGCAGCGGCAAGAGCTTTGGCTACCTGATCCCCCTGCTCGAGGGCCAGGGCCCCTACGTGGTCTCCACCGGCACCATCGCCCTTCAAGAGCAGCTGCTCAAGAAGGACATCCCCTTCCTCCAGAAGGCCACCGGCAACCAGTTCAAGGTCGCCCTCGCCAAGGGGCGGGGCAACTACCTCTGCAAGCAGAAGTTCTGGGAGGTGGACCGCCGCCTGCCCATGAACGACGCCTTGCGCGCCGAGTTCGACCAGATGTCGGCCTACCTCCAGGACCACGAGTGGGACGGGGACGTGGCGAGCTTGCCCTGGGTGCCGAGCCAGCGCCTCTGGGAGGAGGTCGCCTCCGACGCGGACGACTGCCTCGGGGCCAAGTGCGAGTTCTACGAAGTCTCGCCCCAGCGCCAGGCGCGGGTACGCCAGGCCCATGCGGACCTCATCATCGCGAACCACTCCCTCTACTTCGCGGACCTCGCGGCCGCCGGCGGGATCCTGCCGAGCCACGAGGCGGTGGTCTTCGACGAGGCCCACCACCTTCCCGCGTCGGCGACCCGCGCCTTCTCGGCGTCTATCGGACGCTATGCGATCGCGAAGCTCCTGCAGAAGATCCGGCGCCGGTTGGGGGCCATCCCCGACGAGATCTCCTTCTCGCTGGTCGGCCACGAGAGCCGGCTCTTCGACTGGGTCTTCAAGAGCGAACGCCTTCAGTACCGTCTCTATCCCGACGCGGTCTTCATCGAGATCCTGGACGGGATCCTCGAGGACCTGCGCCTGCTGCGCTCCTGGCTTGAGCGGGACTCGTCGCTCGGCGGCGGCATGCTGGATCCCGAGATCGCGAAGAAGGCTCCCCTGCACCGGCCGCGCCTGATCAACCAGCTCGAAGGGCTCATGGCCCGCTGGGAGTTCTTCGGCATGCAGGCGGACGCCACACTTGCCGAGCGGGTCAACTGGGTCGAGCTGGACCGCAACCGCGGCTACTTCGAGCTAAAGAGCGCGCCTCTGGACGTCTCGAAGGACCTGCACGAGCTGCTGTGGAGCCAGCGGCCGACGGTCTGTGCCTCGGCGACCCTCGGGGTCGGGGGCGACTTCAGCTTCTTCAAGCAGAAGGTGGGTATCGAGGAGGCCTTCGACCTGGAGCTGCCCAGCCCCTTCGATTACCAGCGCCAGGCCACCCTCTACGTGCCGCGCTACCTGCCCGAGCCCAACGCCCCTGAGTTCGCGCTTCACGCCCGCGAGGCCATCAAGGATATCCTGCGCGCGACCCAGGGACGGGCCTTCGTGCTGTTCACCAGCTACCGGGCCATGAACGCCGCCTTCAACGTCCTCTTCGAGACCCTGCCCTTCCCGGTCAAGAAGCAGGGCGAGCTGCCCCGCAGCCAGCTCATCGAATGGTTCAAGACCACCCCAGGGGCCGTCCTCTTCGCCACCAGCTCCTTCTGGGAAGGGGTGGACGTGCCGGGGGATGCCCTCTCGTGCGTCATCATCGATCGCCTGCCCTTCTCGGTGCCCGACGATCCGGTGGTGCAGGCCCACGTGGAGCGCCTCAAGCTGCAAGGCCGCGACTGGTTCCGCGAATACACCCTGCCCGAGGCGATCATCCGCCTCAAGCAGGGCTTCGGGCGCCTGATCCGGACCGCCACCGACCGTGGCCTGGTCGCCATCCTCGACAACCGTCTCTACACCAAGAACTACGGGCACACCATCCTGACGGCCCTGCCGGACTGCCCGCGGGTGCGCGACCTCGATCGTTTCAAGCTGGGGTAGGGGGACTTTAATCCGCCCTTGCCCCAACCTTGACCTGTTGATTACCGGTTTTCGGTTTTCCCTGGCGATAACCTCTCAAGCATGTTGGCTGCATTGAGGATCGCCGGATGGAACTGAAGAACAACGTCGCTGCCGCCTATCCCACCCTGGCACGCCGCCTTGAGGCCTCCATGCAGGCTGCATACGGCCCCGCGATTCAACCCGTCGCGCCTCAGGGCCTCGGCCAGGACGCCTGGGTGCCCACCACCCTGCCGACCCACCTCAACACCCGCATGCAGGACATGATCCAGCGCCTGCACACCCTCTTGCACGAGACGAAGACGCCCCCGCCCGCTCCGACCAAGCCGCCTGCGCAGCCGCCTGCACAGCCGTCAGCCCCTGCGACCTACACGGTCCAGAAGGGCGACTCCCTCTCGAAGATCGCCAAGCAGCTTTTAGGTGACGGCGCCCGCTGGCCCGAACTCTACGAGGCCAACCGCGCCACCCTCTCGAACCCCGACCGGATCTTCCCCGGCCAGCAGCTGATCGTGCCGGGCGCCAAGGCCCCCAATACCACCCAGCCTCCTGCGCCTTCGGGCCCTGCCCCTGCCGCGCCGCCCCGTTCCGGCAGCGGCTCTCTCGCCACGCTTGGCATCCCGCTGAGTGACGAGGAGATCGCCAAGGCCCTGAACGTGCCGCTCGAGAACATCAAGGCGAACCTGCCCTACGTCGTGGACGCCCTCAAGGAGCACGGCATCACCTCCGAGGACGCTGTCATCTCGGTGCTCGCCACCATCGCGGTCGAGACCGGCAACTTCAAGCCCATCACCGAGTACGCGAGCGGTGACGCCTACGAGGGCCGCAGGGATCTGGGCAACACCCAGCGCGGCGACGGCCGACGCTACAAGGGGCGTGGCTACATCCAGATCACCGGCCGCTACAACTACGAGAAGTACGGCAAGCAGCTCGGTGTCGACCTGGTGGGCAATCCCAGCCTCGCGTTGGACCCCAAGATCGCGGCCCAGATCCTCGCGCGCTACTTCAAGGACCGCAACATCGCGGCCAAGGCCGAGCGGGGCGACGTTGAGGGGGTGCGCCGGGCGGTCAACGGCGGCACCAACGGGCTTGCGCGCTTCGAATCGGCGGTCAACAAGCTCGAGGCCTACGCGTAGTCAATCAGGACCCCAAGCTCGAAGGGGCGGCGCCATCGGCGCCGCCCCTTCCGTGTGCTATCGGTACAGCTCCAGCGTGGAGCGGACGTAGGTCGCCTCGCTCCAGGCGAGAGGGAAGGCGCTGACCCAGACGCGCTTGGCCTCGTCGAATTGCTCGCCGAGCATGAGGCTGTCGGTCTGGTAGGCGTAGCCCGTCATGATGTCGAAGAGGCGCTGGGCCCCTGCGCGATCGCCTGCCGTCAGCTTGTAGAGCGCAAGCCAGCCGGTGGTGACGGGCCAGGCCTGGCCGTCGTAGTAGGTGTCGTTCTCGTAGCGCCGGATGCCGCCCATGGGGCTCGACAGGCGCTGCTCGATCAGCGCGGCGGTCGCCTTCATGCGGGGATCCCGGTCCTCGAAGGCGCCGAACCACGCCGAGCCGAGCGCGAGGTTCGCGGCCTCGAGGGTCGCATCCACGCCCTTCTTGCGCTTGCCGCGGGCGAAGGCGCCGTTCACGACCAGCTCGCGCTCCATGGCCGCGTGCAGCTTGTCGGCCGTCTGGCGGTACTTGGCGGCCAGGGTGCGATCGCCCATCCGATCGGCGAGCTCGGCGCCCGCCACGAGTCCGGCCCAGCCCGCGGCGTTCGAGAAGGTCCAGGTGCCGTCGTGGGAGAGCTCCCACAGATCGCGGCAGTGGCTCAGGAGACCGTCCTGCTCCTGGACCATGACGAGGAAGTCGCAGGCCTTGCGGACCGCCGGCCAGCGGGCGGAAAGCCAGCTCGCATCGCCGGTCTTGCGGTAGACCTGCATGATCGCCCAGGGGAAGGTGCCCACCTGGTCGTGCTCGTTGCCGTTGGTGCCGAAGTCCCACAGGGCGCGGCTCGCGTCCGGGAAGTAGTTGATGGCCCAGCCGCCCGAGCTCTGCTGCAGGCGCTCGAGGAACTCGAAGAAGGCCTTGGCCTCGCGGTCGTAGCCCGCCTCGAGCAGGGTCAGGGCGTTGATCGAGCCGTCGCGGGGCCACACCAGGCGGTAGGGGGGATCCATGTTGGTGGGAGCGGCGATGAGCGCACCCTTGGTGTTCTGGTGCTGCTTGAGGGTGATGAGGGCGCGGCGGTAGACGGCGCGGACCTTCTCGGGCATGGCGGGCATGCGCCCCTGAGAGAGGAAGCGCTGCCAGCGCTCGGCGTCCTCGCGCTGCGCGCCCTCCCAGCCGAGCTTGAGCGCGCCCTTCGCCTCGGCGAGGGCCTGGCTCTCCTGGCCTGCGATCCCGATGGCGTAGGTCACCTCGGCGCTCTGGCCGGGGGCGATCTCGGGGAGGGCCTGGGCCACGGCGCCGTTGACGCCCGTCACCAGGGTGCTGGCGCGATCGCTACCGTTCAACTTGCCCGACTCGGCCGCAAGGCGCGCGTCACGCTTGGAGCCGATGGGCACGTTGGCCTCGCCGCACTGCCAGCCTGTAGCAGGGCGGTCGGAGGCGAGCGCCACGGCGACGCCCTTGGCGGTCTGGACCAAGGCGCCCCCGGCGCGGTCGAAGCGCAGGGTATCACCGCCCGGCAGGTGATTGAGGGTGAAGAAGGCGTAGCAGGTGGTCGAGAGGTCGCGAAGCGGAGCGTTCGAGGTGTTGGTGACGCTCACGCGACGGACGTGTGCGTGGTTGCCCGGGCGGACCAGGTCCGAGATTTTCAGCTCATAGCCCGGCCCCTCGAAGGTGCTGACGGCCATGCCGGTGTCGGGCACCAGGCGCTGATTCACCAGCTTGATCTGGTGGGCCCACTTGAGCTGGCCCTGGACCGTGACCCCCACGTACGAGTCCCACAGGTGGTCCTTGGCGTAGTCGGGGTAGTACAGCTCCATCAGGGCGCCGGCCTTGGCGCCGCGGCCGTAGTCGCGCGAGACGGCGGTCATCATGTCGCCGTTGCTCATCTGGGCGAAGTTGGGAGAGTCGCCGACCAGCGCTGAAATGATGTCGCGCTGCGCCGTCGCCTCGGGGTCTTCCCCTTGCTTGAGCGCACCGGGAGCCAGGCCGCAGCCGGCGAGCACGAGACTGCTCAGGGCGATCGCAGTGGGACGCTTCAACCATCCGGACCAGTGCTGCATTGTTAACTCCAGTTTATCGTTTGGTTGTCATCTTCTGTCCTTATCGCCGATCGATCGCACAAGCTTGTCTCTTTCATGCGAAAAGCGCCCCCGCCTTGGCGGGGGCGCTTTCGAAGCGAGAATTAGCGGAACTGGCGAGTGGTCGCCTCGTAGGTCTCGGCGAGCTGCCAGGCGAGCTCAGCCAGGCGGCGCTCGCGGCTCGTCAGCAGCATCCGGGCGTAACGGCGCAGGATGCGGGCTTTGTGGAGGCCGCTGTGATCCTTGGCGAAGATGAGGCGCTCGACACCCTCGAAGAAGCGCTCGCTGCGCGTGTCCAGCTCCCCGTCGAACGTCACGTGGAGCGCGAGGGTCGCAGGCAGGGGGCTGGCGAAGGCGGGCGTCACAGGGGCGTGCTGAATGGCGGTCGACATCGTGGCTCTCTCTTCGGGTGGGATGGAAGACTGTGCGGTTAAGCCAAGGTTAATTTCGATAGTCCTATCTTAACCGATCTCTCAACCCTTTGTCTTCAGATCCGTGCCTGGAGTTTTGTTAAATCTTTGCTAAAACTTGGTCAGGGCTTGATTTATGGCGCTCTTAGTTCACGCCCACCGCGATCGAGACCTGACCGACCGACTGGACCTTGAACTTGGCGTTGATCTCGGCGTACGAGATGACGGCCATGGTCGGGAAGTTGCGCTCGATGAGGCCTTTGACGTGCGGCCGGATGGTCGGGTTGGTGAGCAGCACCGGGTTGGAGCCGCGCGCCACCGCCTCCTGCTGGACGGCCGCGAGGCGCGCCAGGATGAGCTGCATGATCTGCGGGTTGACCGCCGCCTGCGGTCCCAGCGGGGTGTTGGTGATCGAGCCCTGGATCGTGTTCTCCACGCCCGGATCCAGCGTGATGACCTCGATCACGCCCTCTTCGGTCGCGAGGCTCGCGCAGATCTGGCGCGAGAGCTGCTGGCGGATCATCTCGTTGAGCAGGAAGATGTCCTTGGTCATCTTGCCGTAGTCGGCGAGGCGCTCCAGGATGGTCGCCAGGTCGCGGATGCTCACCCCTTCGCGGATCAGGCCCTGGAGGACGCGCTGGACCTCGGACAGCGAGAGGATCTCGGGCACCAGGTCCTTGACCGTGACCGGGGCCTTCTCCTTGAGGCGGTTCAGCATCATCTGGACCTCCTCGCGGCTCAGGATCTCGTGCGCGTACGAGCGGACCGTGTGCTCCATGTGGGCGGTCAGCACGTTGGTGGGATCCTGGATCAGATAGCCGAGCTGAGCAGCGCGCTGGGCCTCGGCGCCGGCCACCCACACCGCGGGCTTGCCGAAGGCGGGGTCGGTGGTCGGGAAGCCCACGAGCTCCTGGCTGGTGTCGGTGGTGCTCTGCTGGATAGCGAGCATGTAGCCGACCAAGAGCTCGCCGGTGGCGACCACGTTGCCCTTGACCAGGAGCTGGTAGGCGTTGGGTCTGAGGTTCAGGTTGTCCTTGAACTGGATGCCCGGCATGACGAAGCCCAGATCCAGCGCGATGTTGACGCGCATGGGCACCACGCGGTCCATCAGCTCGCCGCCGAGGCCAGGGTCCACCAGGGGCACCAGGTCCAGGCCAAGCTCCAGGGTCAAGGGCGGCACCCCGAGCATCTTCATGACGTTCTCGGGGTTCTTGAGGTCCTCCTCCGACTCGGGCGCGTAGTCGTCCATCATATCGTCCATGGGCATGCCGAAGTCGTCGGACACGCCGCCCGCGGGCATTATGGACTTGCGCACGGAGAGGAAGGCCGAAGCCCCCAGCGCCAGCGCGAGGGGGATGAAGAGGAACTTGGGGAAGCCCGGCACCCAGGCGATCAGGAAGGTGACGGCCGCCGCCACGCCCATGCTCTTGGGGTTGGAGAAGACCTGCTGCTTGATGTCCGCCGCGAGGTTCTGGTCCGAGGCCGAGCGCGAGCTGACCAGACCCGCCGAGATCGAGATCAGGATACCCGGGATGAGGCCCACCAGGCCGTCACCGACCGTGAGGATGGCGTACTTGGCGAGCGCCGTCATCACGTCCATCTTCTTCATCAGGATGCCGATCAGGATGCCGCCCACGATGTTGACGACGATCAGGATGATCGAGGCGATGACGTCGCCCTTCACGAACTTGTTGGCGCCGTCCATGGCCCCGAAGAAGTTGGCTTCGCGGACCAGGTCCTCGCGCCGCTGCTTGGCCTGGTTGCCGTCGATCAGGCCGGCCGCCAGGTCCGCGTCGATGGACATCTGCTTACCTGGCATGGCGTCCAGGGTGAAGCGGGCCGCGACCTCGGCGATACGCTTGGAGCCCTCGGTGATGACGATGAAGTTGACGATGATCAGGATGATGAAGATGATGATGCCGACGATGTAGTTGCCGCCCATGACGAACTCGGCCATGGTGTGGATCACGTTGCCGGCCTCGGCGTGGAGGAGGATCGAGCGCGTGGTTGCGACCGAGAGGGATAATCGGTAGAGCGCCGTCAGCAGCAGCATGGACGGGAAGGTCGCGAAGTCCAGCGGCCTGACGATGTACAGCGCCACGAAGACGATGATGATCGCCATGACGATGTTCAGGACGATCAAGACGTCCAGCATCCAGACCGGCAGCGGCAAGAACAGGATGCCGAGGATCGCGACCATCAGGCCCGCGATCACGAAGTCCCGGATCGGGACCCCCTTGCCTCCCCCCATGGCGCCGACCATCTAGGCTACCCGACGTTCGCGCCGAGCTTGCGCTTGAGGTTCTGGCTCGCCATGCGGGCGGTCATGGAGGGCAGGGTCGCCCCCTGGTTCACCCGGTTGAAGACATCCTCCTGGATGCTGGGATCCAGGTACTGGAGGACCTGCTCGGCGTAGCTCGGGTCGAGGGTCGCGAGCACCCCCGCGATGGTCGCCGGGCGCTCGCCATCGAAGGCCGCCGCCGCGGCATCTGGGCTGACCTCGTACATGAAGTCGAACGCGCCGCCGCCCTGCGGGGCCTGAGCCTGGGCACCCATGTCGGCGTAGCCCTGCTGATCGTACCCAGCGTCGGCGTAGCCGCCCTGCTGGTCGAACTGGCCGCCGAACTGATCCATCCCCGGCTGCATGAAGCCGCCCTGGCCCATGTCGAGCCCGGGGAAGGCGTTCGGGTCGAAGCCGCCCAGCGCCTGCTGGTCGAACATGGGCAGCGCCTCGGCCTCGCCGCCCAACGAGGCGGTGAGGGTGTCGAGGGGATTCGCCTCCTTGCGGGTGGCGCGGCGCAGGAGCGCGAGCAAGAGGAAAATCAGCAAGAGCGCGCCGCCGATCCACCAGACGATGGCCCACGAGACCGACTGGCCCTTCTTGGCCGTCTTCTCGGCGGTCTCTTCTTCGGTCAGCTGTTTCTTGAGGTCGTCGTAGGTGCTCGCGTCGAACCGGACCCGCTCCACGTTGACCTGGTCACGGCGGGCGGGGTCCGCGCCGGCGGCGGTCGCGATGATGATGCGGAGGCGGTCGGCGCTCTCCTGCTTGAGGGTGTCGGGGATCAGCACCGCGATCGACATGCGCTTGATGTTGCCGCTCGAAGGCTGGACCAGCTGGGTCTCCTCGTTGAAGGCCGGCTGCTCCTTGAGGTTCTTCTTGGTGACTTCCTTGCTACCACCCGGCGTCGAGGGGATCGCGGGGTAGGTGGGCACGTTGGCCACGGTACCCGGTGCGCCGCCGTCGCCCCCGCCCTGCACGGTCTCGGTCTGCTCGGACTTGGTGAGGGGCACGGTCTCGCCGTTGCCGTTGGTGACGGCCGCCTTCAGGGTGTTGCGGACCAGGCGCTTGTTGAAGTCCAGCTCCAGGCTCACGCGGACCACGGCCTTGCCCGAGCCTACGACCTTGTCGAGCAGGGTCGTCAGCTTCTGCTCGATCTCCTG encodes:
- the fliF gene encoding flagellar M-ring protein FliF, with translation MLDFLNRFPPPVRIGIMAGVPVLLIVITLFIGMAIGGGGKKQPTEEQLNKNDVVLYRRMSQLSAGEAAAKLQEERIPFKLVEDGTAISVPKDKSDKARVSLAAAGLPKDGDPGFSLFDKSDFISTDFDKKIKLLRAMNGEIKRLVKQVDGVEDAAAMVTMPEDSLFQTEKKPVTAAVMVKMQPKRSLTPSQVEGLTHLIASSVPGLLTDNVTITDDLGNLLTSGMEANAGNKEDRMVSRVLNMQMSLQRQKEQEIEQKLTTLLDKVVGSGKAVVRVSLELDFNKRLVRNTLKAAVTNGNGETVPLTKSEQTETVQGGGDGGAPGTVANVPTYPAIPSTPGGSKEVTKKNLKEQPAFNEETQLVQPSSGNIKRMSIAVLIPDTLKQESADRLRIIIATAAGADPARRDQVNVERVRFDASTYDDLKKQLTEEETAEKTAKKGQSVSWAIVWWIGGALLLIFLLLALLRRATRKEANPLDTLTASLGGEAEALPMFDQQALGGFDPNAFPGLDMGQGGFMQPGMDQFGGQFDQQGGYADAGYDQQGYADMGAQAQAPQGGGAFDFMYEVSPDAAAAAFDGERPATIAGVLATLDPSYAEQVLQYLDPSIQEDVFNRVNQGATLPSMTARMASQNLKRKLGANVG